The Solibacillus sp. FSL R7-0682 genome includes a window with the following:
- a CDS encoding transposase: MTFKNWQVEILNRYAFGYSNGFLEGINNTSKVIKRHAFGFRKYEHFKAKVLLSRVYKEVGIHLG; the protein is encoded by the coding sequence ATGACATTTAAAAATTGGCAAGTAGAGATTTTAAATCGTTACGCATTTGGCTATTCAAATGGTTTTTTAGAGGGCATTAATAACACTTCGAAAGTCATCAAGCGTCATGCATTTGGATTTAGGAAGTATGAACACTTCAAAGCAAAAGTACTTTTAAGTAGAGTATATAAAGAAGTCGGTATACACCTTGGTTAA
- a CDS encoding transposase — MRFLFGSIIFVGVHWAVDEVRRKVQKEWHTYDRKKIKRIRFVLHKDAEKLNPDERWYLERYLKTSPDLKEAYELKECYKKWQRDSKVTKNITEVKAGLEAFYRNVEESGKKKFLKAIYDI; from the coding sequence GTGCGTTTTTTATTTGGTTCTATAATATTTGTTGGGGTTCACTGGGCAGTAGATGAAGTCCGTAGAAAAGTACAGAAAGAATGGCATACGTATGACCGGAAGAAAATTAAGCGTATCCGATTTGTCTTACATAAGGATGCGGAGAAACTAAATCCTGATGAACGTTGGTATTTAGAGCGATATTTAAAGACGTCTCCAGATTTAAAAGAAGCATATGAATTAAAAGAGTGCTATAAAAAATGGCAACGAGATTCAAAAGTGACGAAAAATATAACAGAAGTAAAGGCTGGTTTAGAAGCATTTTACCGCAATGTAGAGGAAAGCGGAAAAAAGAAATTTTTAAAAGCAATTTATGACATTTAA
- a CDS encoding DUF6501 family protein has product MLHLKWKDAPTIRTVKCVHTNASKYLVSNVLTVGKEYEVKNETEEFIFVIDNTGNVGGYYKEYFA; this is encoded by the coding sequence ATGTTACATTTAAAATGGAAAGATGCACCGACAATTCGCACAGTAAAATGCGTACATACGAATGCATCAAAATATTTAGTGTCTAACGTATTAACAGTAGGTAAAGAATACGAAGTGAAAAACGAAACTGAGGAATTTATCTTTGTAATTGACAACACAGGAAATGTTGGCGGGTATTATAAAGAATATTTCGCATAA
- a CDS encoding acyltransferase family protein, whose protein sequence is MKRTVYFDNAKAILIYFVVLGHLLSGYLLENEYVDTFYLVIYLFHMPAFILIAGHFSRRIKRIADLTKIAKTLLLPYIIFQLIYSLYYKNIFGDNVKIEFLEPRYALWFLLSMIMWKIMLLAFGSHRSMVFVSVAISLLAGYMSEVNEWLSLSRTFFFFPFFLLGYYLDRENFVKMKNKWNVRVASILAVAVVLIVYLYGDIHWQEWFFGRVPYEDIHYGILQLNVLSRLFIYGLMMVSTYIFLTLVPKGNRWYTTIGGKTLCVYLLHLFIVRAFKETQIFEWIEDTGNYVVLFGVAFMIVYVLSRNWVWRITAPLITVNKK, encoded by the coding sequence ATGAAAAGAACAGTATATTTTGATAACGCAAAAGCAATATTAATATATTTTGTAGTATTAGGCCATTTATTGTCAGGCTATTTACTGGAAAACGAATATGTAGATACATTCTATTTAGTTATCTATTTATTTCATATGCCAGCATTTATATTAATAGCTGGGCATTTTTCTAGAAGGATTAAACGTATAGCAGATTTAACAAAAATCGCTAAAACGTTGTTATTACCTTATATCATTTTTCAATTAATCTATAGCCTGTACTATAAAAATATTTTCGGTGATAATGTAAAAATTGAATTTTTAGAACCTCGCTATGCATTATGGTTTTTATTGAGTATGATCATGTGGAAAATCATGCTTTTAGCGTTTGGTAGCCATAGATCGATGGTTTTCGTATCTGTTGCCATATCATTACTTGCAGGCTATATGAGTGAAGTAAATGAGTGGCTATCCCTCTCAAGAACATTTTTCTTCTTCCCATTCTTTTTACTAGGTTACTACTTAGATCGCGAAAATTTTGTGAAGATGAAAAATAAATGGAATGTCCGTGTTGCGAGTATACTAGCAGTTGCGGTTGTATTAATTGTATATCTATATGGTGATATACATTGGCAAGAGTGGTTTTTCGGACGTGTTCCATATGAAGACATTCACTATGGAATTTTACAATTAAACGTCTTGAGTAGACTATTTATATATGGATTAATGATGGTGAGCACCTATATATTCTTAACTCTTGTTCCAAAAGGAAATAGGTGGTATACGACAATAGGTGGTAAAACATTATGTGTTTATTTACTACATTTGTTTATCGTTCGTGCCTTTAAAGAAACACAAATTTTTGAGTGGATAGAGGATACAGGGAATTATGTAGTATTATTTGGAGTCGCTTTTATGATAGTTTATGTATTATCACGTAATTGGGTATGGCGCATAACAGCCCCATTAATAACAGTAAATAAGAAATAG
- a CDS encoding amino acid ABC transporter ATP-binding protein, translating into MTTVIDIQHLNKKFGAHEVLSDVNFQVKKGEVVTLIGSSGSGKSTLLRCINLLETPTAGSIIYNNVNILEDNHNVEKYRTHLGMVFQSFNLFNNLNVLGNCIVGQQKVLKRTKEEAEANAMKYLELVGMSAYKNAKPRQLSGGQKQRVAIARALAMDPDVMLFDEPTSALDPEMVGEVLKVMRQLADQGNTMLIVTHEMEFAKEVSDRIVFMDKGVIVEEGHPNDVLVNPKHERTQAFLKRTLK; encoded by the coding sequence ATGACAACTGTAATTGATATTCAGCATTTAAACAAAAAATTCGGTGCACATGAAGTATTAAGTGATGTTAATTTCCAAGTGAAAAAAGGGGAAGTTGTAACGCTCATCGGATCTTCAGGCTCAGGAAAATCTACGTTACTACGCTGTATAAATTTATTAGAAACACCGACAGCGGGAAGCATAATTTATAACAATGTAAATATTTTAGAGGACAATCATAATGTAGAAAAATACCGTACGCATTTAGGCATGGTATTCCAATCGTTCAATTTATTTAATAATTTAAATGTTCTCGGAAACTGTATCGTTGGACAGCAAAAGGTATTAAAGCGTACAAAGGAAGAGGCCGAAGCGAATGCGATGAAGTATTTAGAGCTTGTAGGGATGTCTGCCTATAAAAATGCAAAGCCTCGTCAACTATCGGGCGGTCAAAAGCAGCGTGTGGCTATCGCTCGAGCACTTGCAATGGATCCTGATGTAATGTTATTTGATGAACCTACTTCAGCGCTTGACCCTGAGATGGTAGGAGAAGTATTAAAGGTAATGCGACAGCTTGCGGATCAAGGGAATACAATGCTGATCGTAACACATGAGATGGAGTTTGCAAAGGAAGTATCGGACCGCATTGTCTTTATGGATAAAGGGGTTATTGTGGAAGAAGGCCATCCGAATGACGTCTTAGTTAATCCGAAACACGAGCGTACGCAAGCTTTCTTAAAACGTACACTGAAATAG
- a CDS encoding amino acid ABC transporter permease, with translation MAFLDSVWTLFINNWEVFLRGAYTALLLAVIGTIVGALIGFFIGIMHTIPQRKKSAKTILLKIVNFILTVYVEIFRGTPMMVQAMVVFYGLVYLGIDIDRFLAASIVISLNTGAYMAEYVRGGIVSVDKGQFEAAQAIGMNHLQTMIYVVIPQVARNILPATGNQFVMNIKDSSVLSVISVVELFFTANSVAGSNYKYIEAFFIATVLYFIMTLTVTRFLLLFEKKMDGPDSYKVELITGNKLDKEGE, from the coding sequence ATGGCATTTTTAGATTCAGTTTGGACTTTGTTTATAAATAACTGGGAAGTATTTTTACGCGGTGCCTATACAGCACTTTTATTAGCGGTTATCGGGACAATTGTCGGTGCCCTTATTGGTTTTTTCATCGGAATTATGCATACGATTCCGCAGCGTAAAAAATCTGCGAAAACTATTCTATTAAAAATCGTAAACTTTATTTTAACTGTTTATGTTGAAATATTCCGTGGGACACCAATGATGGTACAAGCGATGGTTGTATTTTATGGTTTAGTATACTTAGGAATTGATATTGATCGCTTTTTAGCTGCAAGTATCGTTATTAGTTTAAATACAGGCGCGTATATGGCAGAATACGTTCGTGGAGGAATTGTTTCTGTTGATAAAGGGCAGTTTGAGGCAGCACAAGCAATTGGTATGAACCACTTACAAACGATGATTTATGTCGTAATACCCCAAGTAGCTCGAAATATTTTACCAGCGACAGGTAACCAGTTTGTCATGAATATTAAAGACTCATCTGTATTAAGTGTTATTTCTGTAGTCGAGTTATTCTTCACTGCGAATTCAGTTGCCGGAAGTAATTATAAATATATTGAAGCATTCTTTATTGCAACAGTCTTATACTTCATTATGACGTTAACGGTAACACGTTTCCTATTATTATTCGAGAAAAAAATGGATGGACCAGATTCATATAAGGTCGAATTAATAACTGGAAATAAGCTAGATAAGGAAGGTGAGTAA
- a CDS encoding transporter substrate-binding domain-containing protein codes for MKKRFLLFFTAMMTMLLLAACGTDGSGDTTNGSDSTDKKSVLKVGMEAGYAPFNWSQNDDSNGAVAIKGTKEFAAGYDVEIAKRIADGLDMELQIVKTDWDGLVPSLQSGAIDLVIAGMSPTADRKEAIDFTENYYTSDYVIVVKADGPYADAKSINDFAGAKVTGQQATTHYDVIDQMEGVKKEVAATDFGAMRVQLQSGAIDAYVSERPEGISAELAMNNIKYIIPEPNFEADPSTTAVAVGLKKGSDLTEKINKVLAEISEDDRQKLMEDAIENQPAAQ; via the coding sequence ATGAAAAAGAGATTTTTATTATTCTTCACAGCAATGATGACGATGCTTTTATTAGCGGCTTGTGGAACGGATGGATCAGGTGACACAACAAATGGTTCGGATTCTACAGACAAAAAATCAGTACTAAAGGTTGGTATGGAGGCAGGCTATGCACCGTTTAACTGGTCGCAAAATGATGATTCAAATGGAGCAGTTGCTATCAAAGGTACGAAAGAATTTGCAGCAGGCTATGATGTGGAAATTGCAAAACGTATTGCTGATGGCCTAGATATGGAATTACAAATTGTAAAAACGGATTGGGATGGTTTAGTGCCATCATTACAATCAGGAGCAATTGACTTAGTAATTGCTGGTATGTCGCCAACAGCAGATCGAAAAGAAGCGATTGATTTTACTGAAAACTACTATACAAGTGACTACGTTATCGTAGTGAAAGCAGATGGGCCTTACGCAGATGCAAAGTCAATCAATGACTTCGCGGGTGCAAAAGTAACTGGTCAACAAGCAACAACTCACTATGATGTAATCGATCAAATGGAAGGCGTAAAGAAAGAAGTTGCAGCAACAGACTTTGGTGCAATGCGCGTTCAATTACAATCAGGAGCAATTGATGCTTACGTTTCAGAGCGTCCAGAAGGTATTTCAGCAGAGCTAGCTATGAACAATATTAAATACATTATTCCAGAGCCAAACTTCGAAGCAGATCCATCAACAACTGCTGTTGCGGTAGGTCTTAAAAAGGGTTCGGATTTAACAGAAAAAATTAACAAAGTTTTAGCTGAGATTTCAGAAGATGATCGTCAAAAATTAATGGAAGATGCAATTGAAAATCAACCAGCAGCGCAATAA
- a CDS encoding transglutaminase family protein gives MKYRITHTNLFRYDTDVEQSLNTIRLKPRNNECQRLISYDVKIEPHSLTRDSFDIWRNAISTFFIAGKHRELEVTSYSHVSIQRAPYIYQINYSDEMKNIFHSQLFKEQYLPYLTVSRFTTLLPEQLDEIIAAVGIPDNPVKYACDLMTYLFHTIKYDPSATTVHTTASEAWSIRRGVCQDYTHIMLAVLRHLNIPARYISGYLYVGEGDELIGETATHAWVEVMVPGIGWIGLDPTNNVEVLENHINLCVGRDYRDVSPIEGVYQGGMHTLEVKVNVEKIAHK, from the coding sequence ATGAAATACCGCATTACACATACTAATCTATTTCGATATGACACAGATGTTGAGCAATCATTAAATACAATTCGTTTAAAACCACGAAATAATGAGTGCCAGCGCTTGATTTCATATGACGTTAAGATTGAACCCCATTCCCTCACTAGAGATAGTTTTGATATTTGGCGAAATGCTATTAGTACGTTTTTTATTGCAGGAAAACATCGTGAATTGGAGGTAACCTCCTATTCCCATGTGAGTATTCAACGAGCACCCTATATTTATCAAATCAATTATTCCGATGAAATGAAAAATATCTTTCATTCACAATTATTTAAAGAACAATATTTACCGTACTTAACGGTTTCGCGATTTACAACACTTCTACCAGAGCAGCTTGATGAAATTATAGCTGCTGTAGGTATTCCAGATAATCCTGTAAAATATGCGTGTGATTTAATGACCTATTTATTCCATACCATTAAGTATGATCCATCTGCCACCACCGTTCACACTACGGCAAGTGAAGCATGGTCAATTAGGCGTGGGGTATGTCAGGACTATACGCATATAATGCTTGCTGTATTACGACATTTAAATATTCCTGCACGCTACATTAGTGGTTATTTATATGTCGGGGAGGGAGATGAGTTAATCGGAGAGACGGCGACGCATGCATGGGTAGAGGTAATGGTACCAGGAATTGGGTGGATTGGGCTAGATCCAACGAATAATGTTGAAGTGTTAGAAAATCATATTAATTTATGTGTCGGACGGGATTATAGAGACGTTTCACCTATAGAGGGTGTTTATCAAGGAGGTATGCATACACTTGAAGTAAAGGTGAATGTTGAAAAAATCGCTCATAAATAG